A window of Streptomyces profundus genomic DNA:
GCCGAGCACCGTGCCGGGCACGGAGGCCGGCTGCGGGTCGTACTGCACCAGGCCGAAGTCGTCACCGGGGAAGTACGAGCTGACGGTGAAGCCGATCTGGCTGACCCCGTCGCTCCACAGCGGGTACGGCGGCGTGGGGCCGTAGGGGTCATCGGTACAGTGGCCGGCCGTCAGGAAGTAGAACGTGCTGCCCGAGCGGACGTTGAAGCCGAGGGAGCACCGCCAACCGAGGTCGGCGTAGATGGCGTCACCGCCCTGGAGGTACTGCTCGAACACGCCGGGGGTGTGCTCGATGTCGAGCGCGCCGGACAGTGCCCCCGCACTCTCCTCGATCGCCGCGACCTCCGCCGGGGTGACGGACTCGTCGACGAGGACGTGCACCGTGCCCGACGCCTCGTCCACGGCCCAGGCGGTGCCGCCCACGTCGGCGGTGTCGACGGCCTGGGCCACGGTGGCGAGTTGGGTCGCGCTGAACGTCTGGACGGAGTCGGCCTGGGCTGCCCCCGGCACCGCGAGTGCGGAGACGGCGATCAGGCCGGTTGCTACGGCAAGTGCCCTGAGCCCACGGGCCATTCGGCCACGGGGGGTGGTGCGCTTCGAACTCACTTGCTGCCTCCAAAGGGATTCATGGATCCGGTGGATGAGCTGACCGTGAGGTGCCTGTAGCGTGCGGGACATACGCGTAAAAGTCATGCCCACGACAATCGCTGCACAGAATCTTCCCATCGCGACGCGCGGTGACAAGAACGGGAACTGGCCACTTGGCCCGGGTTCGCGAGCGGCGTCGGAAGGCGTCGGCTGAGCGGCGTCGGCGCCGCCGCTCTGGGGCTCGTCCGCCTCGTCGAACCGGCCGCCGGTCCGCCCCCGAGGCGGCGAGCCGACGTCGCGGGGCAGGCGAGAACGGCCTGGCCGGCCCGCGCGTCGCCCCCTTCGTCCCCGCCTCGTCCCCGCCTCGTCCGCGCCTCGTCCGCGCCGGTACGACCGCCCGGGGGCGGGGGTCCGCCTCCTGGCCACGGGGGCCGAACCCCCTTGGGGACGTAGGGGCGTGGCCGACCTCCGTCAACGGCATGTCCCCGACCGGCGGAAGACGGGAACCGCGCTGCTGACCCCGGGTGCGGGAGGCGCGCCCGCCGGCCCCCTCGGTGGCCTACGGCCCCTCCTGGCGTCGGGTGGCGCGATCGCTCCCCCCTGAAGCGCCGCCCGGCGGGCGGCCGTTGTCAGACCCTCGTCCTAGGCTGCCGTCATGAGTGTTTCCCTCTACTACCGCGCCACCAGGGCCACTCCGCCCACCCCGGCGGAGGCGGCCGAGGTCGAGCGGGTGCTGGCCGCGCGCGAGGTGTCCTTCCCCCATGCCGACGAGGAGTCCCTCTTCCTCTACGACAGCCGGCGGCGCGCCCAGGAGGAGATACTCGCCGGAGCCACCAAGCTGCCGAGCGATCCCCACCGGCAACCACAGGTGATCGCCCATGTCCTCGCCTCCCTCACCCAACTGCGCCGCGCCCTCCCCGACTCCGGCTGGCATGTGCACATGGACGACCTCGACATCCCCTGGGAAGAGCCCCACGGCTACACCCTCCCGGGCATAGCCGACCCGCCACAGCGCCGTCTCGATCCCTAGGCCACGGCGGGGACGATGTAGGAGAAGACGTCCTCGATCACATGGCGCTCGTTGTAGTACTGGATGGTGTCGCCGAGCGTGTTGTTGAGGATCGCCGTGTCCAGGCCCGCGTGGTAGTCGGTCGGGCCGTTGGTGCCCCGGCCGATATGCACGCGCAACAGGCTGCCCGGCTGGATCCGGTAGCCGTCCTCGATGCGCACCTGGACGTTGCCGGCCTGGTCGCGCAGGTAGTGACCGCCGACATCGATGGCGCGGTCCGTGGTGTTGCGCAGCGCGACATACTCGGAGGCGTCCTCCCGCATGTCGTCGCCCGAGGGGTTGGGGTAGACGTGGTCGACCACCACGCCGGCGGCCCTGGGCAGCGGGTCACGGCCGGCGCGGACGCGCAGCGCGGTGTCGGTGAGGTTGGTGACCAGGTAGTCATAACCCTGGTCGAGCGCCATCTCGATCTGCTCGGGGCTGTCCACGGGGTCGCTGTAGACGAGCAGCCCGGCCTCCCGAGCCCGCTGGATGTCCCCGGCGTGGGTCTGCCTGGGGTCGGCGAAGACACCGACGGTCCAGTCGGCCAGCTCGGCGAGCTCCGCGTCCTCCAACATCGTCCCACCGGTGAGATAGGCGATCGGCACCTCGGGCAGCGCTTCGCTGAACTCGCGCAGCGCCTCCTGGTCCCGAGAGTGCACCATGATCCGGAAGGCGCCGTCGCGCGTCCTGGAACCGTCGTCCAGGCCGTACTCGTCGAGCAGCTCGGCCAGCCTGGTCGCCACCCCCGGGCTCTTCGCCGGCGCCTTCAACTCGAAGGTGAACGCCGCGCGGCCCCGGTTGAGCCGAAGGATCTCCTCGACGGTCGGCACCCGCTCGCCCGCGTACCGCGCGCGATGCCAGGAGCCGGCGTCCAACTGCCTGATCTCCTCCAGGGTGAACGCGCCCACGTCCTCGCCCGCCCGGTCGGGAAAGACCTCCGCGACATCGGTGGTCCGCGCCAGCGTGTCGTCGTGCAGCAGTATCAGCTCCCCGTCGGCCGTCAACTGGACGTCGCCCTCCAGGACTTCGGCGCCCTGCGCCAGCGCCTCGCGGTAGGCGGCGGCGGTCTCCTCGGGCGCGTGCCGGGGCGCGCCCCGGTGCGAGACCACCGGCACATCCCGGTGGTGCCCGCCACCGCCCCGGGCCTCGGGGGCCGCTTCGACGGTGGCGGGCGCCGGGCCGGCCTCGGTGCCGGCCAACGCGGTCAGGGCGACGGCCAGCGCCGCCGTCAGGGGGATCACCAGGGGACGTACGCGCATGGGTAACGCACCTCGATCGTCTCGGTGTTCGGTTCCTTGGGTTCCTGTGGCTTCGCAGACGCTACGAAACATCCGAGTACGGCCGGCGAACGTGACACAAAGCGCGATCGTCCAGTCGGCGGGCCGATCACCACGGGGTCGACGGGAACAAAGGGAACTATGGGGTAACGGTTGTCCGAAGCGGAGCGATGGTCCGGCAGAATCGTGTTTATGACGAGTGAGCCCGAGAAGTACGCCGACCGCATCTACCGCTCCGGTTCGGCGCTGGCCGCCGGCGTGCTGCTGCTCGGCCTGGTGGGCTGGCTCGCCGGCGACGCCCTGCTGCGCGGCGACGGCCGCACGCCGGTGACCGCCCTCGCCACGCTGTTCTTCGTGGCGCCCCTGGTGATCGCCTTCACCCTGCGCCCCGCGGTCTTCGCCTCCGACGAACGCCTTCGCGTGCGCAACCCCTTCCGCACCATCACCGCACCCTGGGGCACGGTGGAGAGCATCCGGGCCAGCTACTCGACGGAGCTGCTGGCCGGCGGCGCGAAGTACCAGCTGTGGGCGATCCCGGTCTCGCTGCGCGCCCGCTCCAAGGCCAACCGACGCAACGAACAGGCCGCCTCCGGCCGCACCCCGCGCTCCTTCCTCGGCCTGGGCGGCAACATCGGCGGCCCCGAGCCGGACGGAGACCGCGCGGCCCCCGGCGACATGGCGGTAGCCGAACTGCGCGAGCTCTCCGAACGCCATGGCGAGACGGAGGCCGCGAGCGGCGAGGTCACGATCCGCTGGAGCTACGAGATCCTCGCGCCACTGGGCCTCGGCGCGGTCGGCCTCCTGATCCTCTGGCTGACGTCCTGACCGGTTTCGACGACCTCTGCGGCAACCGCCGCCGACGACGAGGGCCGCCCCCCCTCCCCGGGAGGCCGCCTGTCGCCGTACCGGCACAAGCGAGCAGAGACCCCACCCCGGACAAGACCCCAGCTCACGCTCCTCTCGGCGCGTACGGGGAGGGTCTCCTGTCGTCACGATGCCGCACCCCCGCAGGGCCCTCGTCTCCACGGGGGAAGGGCGCGCGCGGCCAGGCCGGTGGTCGGGGTGCGGCTACGACGTCCGGCCTACGTGGCGCGTGGCCGCGCGGCTGCGAGTGGTGGCGAATGCCGCCGGGGCGGCTCCTGCGAGGTGGCGGGAGGCTCCCGGGCGGCCCGGCTCGCTGGCGCATAGGGGATCTGGTCTGACTACCGTGCCCCCCGGGCGCGCGGACCGGGACCCTCTGGGGACGACCGCCCGGCGGGGGTACGCGCGGCGCGCACCCGGCTCCGCCGGGCCTGCCGGCGGCGCCCACGCCCGTCTCGCCCGCTCGCCCTCGTTGGACGGCCCGCCGTGTGCGGGGATCCTGATGGCCGTGGGAACACCCGGACATGGGTGGCGGCTGTGGGGTCGGGCTCAACGTCGCGTTGGTCATCGGGGGCGCTGAGCCCGAAGGCATCCATTCGTCTTTTGAGGAAGATCGCCAAGGGGATGCACAGTGACGTCGAGGTCTGACTCTCCGTGGCGAAAGTCCTCCTTCGGCGGAACCCAGGGCGGGGCCTGGCTATCCGCTGGTCCGTGATGAACACGAGGTGTTACCCCCCGGACGCGTGTGGATGGTCCCCGGGGAGGAGCCGGTCGGGGGTGTCCAGCCAGAGCCGTGCCGTGCCGCCCGGTTGGTGGTCGATCCCGAACCGGTCCATGCCCGGGGCGCCCTCGCGCCGCCACCAGTGCCAGGCCGCGCCAACCTCATCCCAGAGGCGGCGCGCGCCGGCCTGCCGCACCGTCATCGTCCCGCTCGTGGCCACCTCCACCAGCGCCGTGCTGTCGCCGTCCTCCGCGTACAGCCACAGTTGGGCGTGCACGCCAGGTTCGTCGTCCGCCGTGTCCCAGGCGTGCCACACTCCGGCCGTCAGCAGACCCACCGCGAACTGGGCCTCGTAGTCCTCGCCGGCCACCGACCACGGAGACAGGCTGGTCGTCTCGGCGGGCACACGCGACAGGTCGGGCTCGGCCACCGCGGCATCGGAGGCGTGGCCCACGCGGCGCATCGGCATGTACGACCCGCCAGCGGCCCAGCGGCCCCGCAACGTCCCATCCGCGTCCAGGTCGGCGACCAGGGTGCCGTAGGCGCACCATGCGCTGTTCCACGGTGCGACGATCCGCCCGCCCGCTGCCAGTTGCCCCAGCCACTCCGTGGGTACGTCCCGCACCGAGCAGGTGGCGATGATCCGGTCATACGAGGCGCCCGCCGCCCAGCCCCTCGCGCCATCCCCCCGAACCACCAGAGGGCTCCGCCCCACAGCCTCCAACGACGCGCGGGCCCGTTCCACCAGGTCCCCGTCCAGCTCGACACTGACGACCTGGGCGTCACCCAGGTACGCGGACAGCAGCCCGGCGTGCCAACCCGTGCCCGTGCCGATCTCCAGCACCCTCCCCCCGGTCCTGACATCCGCCAACTCCAGCATGGCGATCACTGTGCCAGGCGCCGACGCCGACGACATCGGCCGCACCTCACCGCCCAGCCCGGCCTCGACCCGCACCACCACCGGAACATCCCCCCAGGCAGCCTCCTGCCACCGGGCAGGCTCCAACTCCCGTTCACAGACCTGGTAACCGCCCCGCCCGTCCCGTAGCCACACCCGCGACGGCAGGAACTGATCGCGGGGCACGGTACGCATCGCGGTCAGCCACTCCGGGGGCACGGGTCGACCCAGATGAGCGACGACCTGGCCGATGAGTCGCTCCTGCGGCGATGTGCCGGTGGTCGG
This region includes:
- a CDS encoding S1 family peptidase; translated protein: MARGLRALAVATGLIAVSALAVPGAAQADSVQTFSATQLATVAQAVDTADVGGTAWAVDEASGTVHVLVDESVTPAEVAAIEESAGALSGALDIEHTPGVFEQYLQGGDAIYADLGWRCSLGFNVRSGSTFYFLTAGHCTDDPYGPTPPYPLWSDGVSQIGFTVSSYFPGDDFGLVQYDPQPASVPGTVLGGGTITSFADPVVGTSVCRSGSTTGVHCGSVTGLGYTVDYGGGEVVYDMIRTNVCAEPGDSGGPLWGGSVGYGLTSGGSGNCSVGGTTFYQRVTEAATVSGVTLP
- a CDS encoding glycerophosphodiester phosphodiesterase family protein, producing the protein MRVRPLVIPLTAALAVALTALAGTEAGPAPATVEAAPEARGGGGHHRDVPVVSHRGAPRHAPEETAAAYREALAQGAEVLEGDVQLTADGELILLHDDTLARTTDVAEVFPDRAGEDVGAFTLEEIRQLDAGSWHRARYAGERVPTVEEILRLNRGRAAFTFELKAPAKSPGVATRLAELLDEYGLDDGSRTRDGAFRIMVHSRDQEALREFSEALPEVPIAYLTGGTMLEDAELAELADWTVGVFADPRQTHAGDIQRAREAGLLVYSDPVDSPEQIEMALDQGYDYLVTNLTDTALRVRAGRDPLPRAAGVVVDHVYPNPSGDDMREDASEYVALRNTTDRAIDVGGHYLRDQAGNVQVRIEDGYRIQPGSLLRVHIGRGTNGPTDYHAGLDTAILNNTLGDTIQYYNERHVIEDVFSYIVPAVA
- a CDS encoding PH domain-containing protein, translating into MTSEPEKYADRIYRSGSALAAGVLLLGLVGWLAGDALLRGDGRTPVTALATLFFVAPLVIAFTLRPAVFASDERLRVRNPFRTITAPWGTVESIRASYSTELLAGGAKYQLWAIPVSLRARSKANRRNEQAASGRTPRSFLGLGGNIGGPEPDGDRAAPGDMAVAELRELSERHGETEAASGEVTIRWSYEILAPLGLGAVGLLILWLTS
- a CDS encoding methyltransferase domain-containing protein: MTPTTGTSPQERLIGQVVAHLGRPVPPEWLTAMRTVPRDQFLPSRVWLRDGRGGYQVCERELEPARWQEAAWGDVPVVVRVEAGLGGEVRPMSSASAPGTVIAMLELADVRTGGRVLEIGTGTGWHAGLLSAYLGDAQVVSVELDGDLVERARASLEAVGRSPLVVRGDGARGWAAGASYDRIIATCSVRDVPTEWLGQLAAGGRIVAPWNSAWCAYGTLVADLDADGTLRGRWAAGGSYMPMRRVGHASDAAVAEPDLSRVPAETTSLSPWSVAGEDYEAQFAVGLLTAGVWHAWDTADDEPGVHAQLWLYAEDGDSTALVEVATSGTMTVRQAGARRLWDEVGAAWHWWRREGAPGMDRFGIDHQPGGTARLWLDTPDRLLPGDHPHASGG